Proteins found in one Megalobrama amblycephala isolate DHTTF-2021 linkage group LG5, ASM1881202v1, whole genome shotgun sequence genomic segment:
- the rtkn2 gene encoding rhotekin-2 isoform X1 — MDPPRDIQHFKRNIATRSTVSSCSSLAMEIKRKKIRESMFFQNEAKNRHMKRCTSVHDTQQIIEDMNLLYIRQTSKKLKDCDIQEKLEFEMRMRAGAYKLLVASTKKEQVLDASRSLLTCNARIKAYMSEGQRRKEQQDIRRSSVSQDQIPCNGKVAISGLRIPLFWKDSEHFNSKGNAQRVAVFCLIKIGLEIFDTEMVIADPSMTDICFEGVKIFSDAKPDFELTFELYSCGLEEDATFVNTPKKLARKLRSSFGRSSGRKLCPLLDGGDPDTFLQSNPIPLGARYSLLAYTTLGLEQAEGSFQSHSLIILQNVEASSWLPLYGNLCCQLVAQPDCMTQDMMSSYLSQQLSIEGLQRRCKLYCVLKAGQISCYYTPEEIQAKVEPSLIIPINQETRIRVVEKDHQRTGSKLNLINPRNGDSISHVFITETPEILQEWLDALWQHIYDQSQWQHACDKLMDIEVLSPRKPPLFLTKQADSVYNDLSIGSPGKFESLTDIIHNKIEETDGRFLIGHEEDTEPPHWAALFEGSRPMVVQKTVLSPGKESNQSITSPLTGSKKKRRAPPPPPDKLPFTGVLSNQEKENCKGARPRTGRPSLDAKFSAIIQQLQKSHASTRKNAPLGQIEPCQHACVPQKRDDESDMPENPGKEFSQVPQPPVPAPRNKLRMSFRDKMNPKAW; from the exons ATGGATCCACCGCGGGATATTCAACATTTTAAACGAAATATTGCCACTCGATCCACGGTATCATCGTGTTCCTCTCTAGCCATGGAAatcaagagaaagaaaataagagAAAGCATGTTTTTTCAAAATGAG GCCAAAAACAGACATATGAAGCGATGCACAAGTGTGCATGACACACAGCAGATTATAGAAGACATGAATTTGTTGTACATAAGACAGACTTCTAAGAAACTAAAG GACTGTGACATTCAAGAGAAGCTGGAGTTTGAGATGCGAATGAGAGCCGGGGCTTACAAGCTTCTGGTTGCCAGCACTAAAAAAGAGCAGGTGTTGGACGCTTCCAGGAGTCTGTTAACCTGTAATGCCAGAATTAAAGCCTACATGAGTGAAGGCCAGAGGAGGAAAGAGCAGCAGGACATCAGAAG atCCTCAGTCTCTCAGGATCAAATCCCTTGTAATGGAAAGGTAGCCATATCTG GTCTGCGAATTCCATTGTTTTGGAAAGATTCAGAACACTTTAACAGCAAAGGAA ATGCACAGCGGGTGGCAGTCTTTTGTTTGATAAAGATTGGTTTAGAGATTTTTGACACAGAAATGGTGATTGCAGACCCCTCAATGACCGATATTTGCTTTGAAGGTGTCAAAATTTT CTCTGACGCGAAGCCGGACTTTGAACTGACGTTTGAGCTGTATAGCTGTGGACTGGAGGAGGATGCAACCTTTGTCAACACTCCCAAAAAACTGGCAAGGAAGCTGCGCTCCTCTTTTGGCAGATCTTCAGGCAGGaaactctgccctcttctggatGGAGGAGACCCAGACACTTTCCTCCAGTCCAACCCAATACCATT aggtGCACGGTACTCCTTGCTGGCCTACACCACACTGGGCTTGGAACAGGCAGAGGGATCTTTCCAGTCTCATTCTCTTATAATTCTGCAAAATG TGGAGGCTTCGTCATGGCTGCCGCTGTATGGAAACCTGTGCTGTCAGCTGGTGGCACAACCTGACTGCATGACACAAGACATGATGAGCAGTTACCTGAGCCAACAG CTAAGCATTGAGGGTTTGCAACGCCGCTGTAAGCTATATTGTGTGCTGAAGGCTGGACAGATTTCATGCTATTATACTCCTGAAGAGATTCAAGCAAAAGTGGAGCCCAGCCTCATTATTCCCATAAACCAg GAGACCCGTATTCGTGTGGTAGAAAAGGACCACCAGAGGACTGGCTCTAAACTCAACCTGATAAACCCGAGAAATGGAGACTCCATCAGTCATGTGTTCATTACTGAAACTCCTGAAATCTTGCAGGAGTGGCTGGACGCCCTCTGGCAGCACATTTATGACCAGA GTCAGTGGCAACATGCATGTGACAAGCTCATGGACATTGAGGTTTTATCACCACGGAAACCCCCGCTCTTTCTCACAAAGCAAGCTGACTCTGTTTATAATGATCTGA gCATTGGGTCCCCTGGGAAATTTGAGAGCTTGACTGACATAATTCACAATAAGATTGAGGAAACTGATGGCCGCTTTCTCATTGGTCATGAGGAGGACACGGAGCCGCCTCATTGGGCAGCGCTGTTTGAAGGATCCCGGCCAATGGTAGTACAAAAAACAGTTCTGTCACCAGGTAAAGAAAGCAATCAGTCTATTACCAGTCCCCTCACAGGCAGCAAAAAGAAGAGGAGAGCTCCTCCACCCCCTCCAGATAAATTACCATTTACCGGCGTCTTATCCAATCAGGAGAAAGAGAACTGTAAGGGGGCGAGGCCTCGGACAGGGCGACCCTCACTGGATGCTAAATTCTCTGCCATCATTCAGCAGTTGCAGAAGAGCCACGCATCCACACGCAAAAACGCACCCCTTGGACAGATCGAGCCCTGTCAGCACGCTTGCGTCCCGCAAAAAAGAGATGACGAGTCAGATATGCCAGAAAATCCTGGGAAAGAATTCAGTCAGGTCCCTCAGCCACCTGTGCCGGCCCCCAGGAACAAATTGAggatgtcattcagagacaaGATGAATCCAAAAGCCTGGTGA
- the rtkn2 gene encoding rhotekin-2 isoform X3 has translation MRMRAGAYKLLVASTKKEQVLDASRSLLTCNARIKAYMSEGQRRKEQQDIRRSSVSQDQIPCNGKVAISGLRIPLFWKDSEHFNSKGNAQRVAVFCLIKIGLEIFDTEMVIADPSMTDICFEGVKIFSDAKPDFELTFELYSCGLEEDATFVNTPKKLARKLRSSFGRSSGRKLCPLLDGGDPDTFLQSNPIPLGARYSLLAYTTLGLEQAEGSFQSHSLIILQNVEASSWLPLYGNLCCQLVAQPDCMTQDMMSSYLSQQLSIEGLQRRCKLYCVLKAGQISCYYTPEEIQAKVEPSLIIPINQETRIRVVEKDHQRTGSKLNLINPRNGDSISHVFITETPEILQEWLDALWQHIYDQSQWQHACDKLMDIEVLSPRKPPLFLTKQADSVYNDLSIGSPGKFESLTDIIHNKIEETDGRFLIGHEEDTEPPHWAALFEGSRPMVVQKTVLSPGKESNQSITSPLTGSKKKRRAPPPPPDKLPFTGVLSNQEKENCKGARPRTGRPSLDAKFSAIIQQLQKSHASTRKNAPLGQIEPCQHACVPQKRDDESDMPENPGKEFSQVPQPPVPAPRNKLRMSFRDKMNPKAW, from the exons ATGCGAATGAGAGCCGGGGCTTACAAGCTTCTGGTTGCCAGCACTAAAAAAGAGCAGGTGTTGGACGCTTCCAGGAGTCTGTTAACCTGTAATGCCAGAATTAAAGCCTACATGAGTGAAGGCCAGAGGAGGAAAGAGCAGCAGGACATCAGAAG atCCTCAGTCTCTCAGGATCAAATCCCTTGTAATGGAAAGGTAGCCATATCTG GTCTGCGAATTCCATTGTTTTGGAAAGATTCAGAACACTTTAACAGCAAAGGAA ATGCACAGCGGGTGGCAGTCTTTTGTTTGATAAAGATTGGTTTAGAGATTTTTGACACAGAAATGGTGATTGCAGACCCCTCAATGACCGATATTTGCTTTGAAGGTGTCAAAATTTT CTCTGACGCGAAGCCGGACTTTGAACTGACGTTTGAGCTGTATAGCTGTGGACTGGAGGAGGATGCAACCTTTGTCAACACTCCCAAAAAACTGGCAAGGAAGCTGCGCTCCTCTTTTGGCAGATCTTCAGGCAGGaaactctgccctcttctggatGGAGGAGACCCAGACACTTTCCTCCAGTCCAACCCAATACCATT aggtGCACGGTACTCCTTGCTGGCCTACACCACACTGGGCTTGGAACAGGCAGAGGGATCTTTCCAGTCTCATTCTCTTATAATTCTGCAAAATG TGGAGGCTTCGTCATGGCTGCCGCTGTATGGAAACCTGTGCTGTCAGCTGGTGGCACAACCTGACTGCATGACACAAGACATGATGAGCAGTTACCTGAGCCAACAG CTAAGCATTGAGGGTTTGCAACGCCGCTGTAAGCTATATTGTGTGCTGAAGGCTGGACAGATTTCATGCTATTATACTCCTGAAGAGATTCAAGCAAAAGTGGAGCCCAGCCTCATTATTCCCATAAACCAg GAGACCCGTATTCGTGTGGTAGAAAAGGACCACCAGAGGACTGGCTCTAAACTCAACCTGATAAACCCGAGAAATGGAGACTCCATCAGTCATGTGTTCATTACTGAAACTCCTGAAATCTTGCAGGAGTGGCTGGACGCCCTCTGGCAGCACATTTATGACCAGA GTCAGTGGCAACATGCATGTGACAAGCTCATGGACATTGAGGTTTTATCACCACGGAAACCCCCGCTCTTTCTCACAAAGCAAGCTGACTCTGTTTATAATGATCTGA gCATTGGGTCCCCTGGGAAATTTGAGAGCTTGACTGACATAATTCACAATAAGATTGAGGAAACTGATGGCCGCTTTCTCATTGGTCATGAGGAGGACACGGAGCCGCCTCATTGGGCAGCGCTGTTTGAAGGATCCCGGCCAATGGTAGTACAAAAAACAGTTCTGTCACCAGGTAAAGAAAGCAATCAGTCTATTACCAGTCCCCTCACAGGCAGCAAAAAGAAGAGGAGAGCTCCTCCACCCCCTCCAGATAAATTACCATTTACCGGCGTCTTATCCAATCAGGAGAAAGAGAACTGTAAGGGGGCGAGGCCTCGGACAGGGCGACCCTCACTGGATGCTAAATTCTCTGCCATCATTCAGCAGTTGCAGAAGAGCCACGCATCCACACGCAAAAACGCACCCCTTGGACAGATCGAGCCCTGTCAGCACGCTTGCGTCCCGCAAAAAAGAGATGACGAGTCAGATATGCCAGAAAATCCTGGGAAAGAATTCAGTCAGGTCCCTCAGCCACCTGTGCCGGCCCCCAGGAACAAATTGAggatgtcattcagagacaaGATGAATCCAAAAGCCTGGTGA
- the rtkn2 gene encoding rhotekin-2 isoform X2 has translation MDPPRDIQHFKRNIATRSTVSSCSSLAMEIKRKKIRESMFFQNEDCDIQEKLEFEMRMRAGAYKLLVASTKKEQVLDASRSLLTCNARIKAYMSEGQRRKEQQDIRRSSVSQDQIPCNGKVAISGLRIPLFWKDSEHFNSKGNAQRVAVFCLIKIGLEIFDTEMVIADPSMTDICFEGVKIFSDAKPDFELTFELYSCGLEEDATFVNTPKKLARKLRSSFGRSSGRKLCPLLDGGDPDTFLQSNPIPLGARYSLLAYTTLGLEQAEGSFQSHSLIILQNVEASSWLPLYGNLCCQLVAQPDCMTQDMMSSYLSQQLSIEGLQRRCKLYCVLKAGQISCYYTPEEIQAKVEPSLIIPINQETRIRVVEKDHQRTGSKLNLINPRNGDSISHVFITETPEILQEWLDALWQHIYDQSQWQHACDKLMDIEVLSPRKPPLFLTKQADSVYNDLSIGSPGKFESLTDIIHNKIEETDGRFLIGHEEDTEPPHWAALFEGSRPMVVQKTVLSPGKESNQSITSPLTGSKKKRRAPPPPPDKLPFTGVLSNQEKENCKGARPRTGRPSLDAKFSAIIQQLQKSHASTRKNAPLGQIEPCQHACVPQKRDDESDMPENPGKEFSQVPQPPVPAPRNKLRMSFRDKMNPKAW, from the exons ATGGATCCACCGCGGGATATTCAACATTTTAAACGAAATATTGCCACTCGATCCACGGTATCATCGTGTTCCTCTCTAGCCATGGAAatcaagagaaagaaaataagagAAAGCATGTTTTTTCAAAATGAG GACTGTGACATTCAAGAGAAGCTGGAGTTTGAGATGCGAATGAGAGCCGGGGCTTACAAGCTTCTGGTTGCCAGCACTAAAAAAGAGCAGGTGTTGGACGCTTCCAGGAGTCTGTTAACCTGTAATGCCAGAATTAAAGCCTACATGAGTGAAGGCCAGAGGAGGAAAGAGCAGCAGGACATCAGAAG atCCTCAGTCTCTCAGGATCAAATCCCTTGTAATGGAAAGGTAGCCATATCTG GTCTGCGAATTCCATTGTTTTGGAAAGATTCAGAACACTTTAACAGCAAAGGAA ATGCACAGCGGGTGGCAGTCTTTTGTTTGATAAAGATTGGTTTAGAGATTTTTGACACAGAAATGGTGATTGCAGACCCCTCAATGACCGATATTTGCTTTGAAGGTGTCAAAATTTT CTCTGACGCGAAGCCGGACTTTGAACTGACGTTTGAGCTGTATAGCTGTGGACTGGAGGAGGATGCAACCTTTGTCAACACTCCCAAAAAACTGGCAAGGAAGCTGCGCTCCTCTTTTGGCAGATCTTCAGGCAGGaaactctgccctcttctggatGGAGGAGACCCAGACACTTTCCTCCAGTCCAACCCAATACCATT aggtGCACGGTACTCCTTGCTGGCCTACACCACACTGGGCTTGGAACAGGCAGAGGGATCTTTCCAGTCTCATTCTCTTATAATTCTGCAAAATG TGGAGGCTTCGTCATGGCTGCCGCTGTATGGAAACCTGTGCTGTCAGCTGGTGGCACAACCTGACTGCATGACACAAGACATGATGAGCAGTTACCTGAGCCAACAG CTAAGCATTGAGGGTTTGCAACGCCGCTGTAAGCTATATTGTGTGCTGAAGGCTGGACAGATTTCATGCTATTATACTCCTGAAGAGATTCAAGCAAAAGTGGAGCCCAGCCTCATTATTCCCATAAACCAg GAGACCCGTATTCGTGTGGTAGAAAAGGACCACCAGAGGACTGGCTCTAAACTCAACCTGATAAACCCGAGAAATGGAGACTCCATCAGTCATGTGTTCATTACTGAAACTCCTGAAATCTTGCAGGAGTGGCTGGACGCCCTCTGGCAGCACATTTATGACCAGA GTCAGTGGCAACATGCATGTGACAAGCTCATGGACATTGAGGTTTTATCACCACGGAAACCCCCGCTCTTTCTCACAAAGCAAGCTGACTCTGTTTATAATGATCTGA gCATTGGGTCCCCTGGGAAATTTGAGAGCTTGACTGACATAATTCACAATAAGATTGAGGAAACTGATGGCCGCTTTCTCATTGGTCATGAGGAGGACACGGAGCCGCCTCATTGGGCAGCGCTGTTTGAAGGATCCCGGCCAATGGTAGTACAAAAAACAGTTCTGTCACCAGGTAAAGAAAGCAATCAGTCTATTACCAGTCCCCTCACAGGCAGCAAAAAGAAGAGGAGAGCTCCTCCACCCCCTCCAGATAAATTACCATTTACCGGCGTCTTATCCAATCAGGAGAAAGAGAACTGTAAGGGGGCGAGGCCTCGGACAGGGCGACCCTCACTGGATGCTAAATTCTCTGCCATCATTCAGCAGTTGCAGAAGAGCCACGCATCCACACGCAAAAACGCACCCCTTGGACAGATCGAGCCCTGTCAGCACGCTTGCGTCCCGCAAAAAAGAGATGACGAGTCAGATATGCCAGAAAATCCTGGGAAAGAATTCAGTCAGGTCCCTCAGCCACCTGTGCCGGCCCCCAGGAACAAATTGAggatgtcattcagagacaaGATGAATCCAAAAGCCTGGTGA